In Bacillota bacterium, one genomic interval encodes:
- a CDS encoding LysM peptidoglycan-binding domain-containing protein codes for MERQQPRVPAVCPPGFQGRYTVVRGDTMFIIAQRFRTTLPALVAANPHIPDPNMIFPGDVLCVPGAVPFPCCVVLEPVGGMPPSRTGVAFAHIDQLGTQAVGFLASLPLPSAFGNYDIYVGEALIPGINGFGNQLFRISRDPPAWAGYVSLPAAASLTPDTRVVVRPANSVSGVSGPVILEASLLGCQR; via the coding sequence ATGGAGAGACAGCAGCCGCGGGTCCCGGCCGTATGTCCCCCGGGGTTCCAGGGGCGGTACACGGTCGTCAGGGGGGACACCATGTTTATTATCGCGCAGCGCTTCCGGACGACGCTGCCGGCCCTTGTGGCCGCGAACCCGCACATTCCCGACCCCAACATGATTTTTCCGGGCGACGTCCTCTGCGTGCCGGGTGCGGTGCCCTTTCCGTGCTGCGTGGTTTTAGAGCCGGTCGGGGGAATGCCGCCGAGCCGGACCGGTGTCGCCTTTGCCCACATCGACCAGCTCGGCACGCAGGCGGTCGGTTTTTTAGCTTCGCTGCCGCTTCCATCGGCTTTCGGGAACTACGATATTTACGTCGGCGAAGCGCTGATCCCGGGCATCAACGGTTTCGGCAACCAGCTCTTCCGGATATCGCGGGACCCGCCCGCCTGGGCCGGGTACGTCAGCCTGCCCGCGGCCGCGTCCCTGACCCCCGACACCCGGGTGGTGGTCAGGCCCGCCAACTCCGTGAGCGGCGTCTCCGGCCCCGTAATCCTCGAAGCCAGTCTGCTGGGTTGTCAAAGGTAG
- a CDS encoding ImmA/IrrE family metallo-endopeptidase, which translates to MPVERTRIRRRAAESRRQLGFNLLVPVNIWSVLRTAGISVIKKPLKSEISGLFMRKQDVALVLINSARTLGHQNFTAAHEYFHLRYDLELTCRVCSAGNFDPRNAGERDADYFAAYLLAPDEAIEWQIERRTGGLPVDLPDIIALEQYFGISHQAMLIRLVETGHLSEKEKEQWGEGVIEAAKQLGYDTNLYMHTNEEVVLSDYAEKAMFALKRGLISAGRYEELLLEAGYADLVYGEEGET; encoded by the coding sequence ATGCCGGTAGAGCGTACCCGTATCCGGAGAAGGGCGGCGGAATCCCGCAGACAATTGGGGTTCAACCTCTTGGTGCCGGTGAATATATGGTCGGTCTTACGAACCGCAGGAATCTCGGTGATCAAGAAACCGCTTAAGAGCGAAATTTCAGGCCTGTTTATGAGGAAGCAAGACGTGGCGCTGGTCCTCATAAACTCTGCGCGGACACTGGGTCATCAGAACTTCACTGCCGCTCACGAGTACTTCCACCTGCGATACGACTTGGAATTGACCTGCAGGGTCTGCTCGGCGGGTAATTTCGATCCCCGGAACGCCGGCGAAAGGGATGCTGATTATTTCGCCGCGTACCTTCTGGCGCCTGATGAGGCGATCGAATGGCAGATTGAGCGAAGAACCGGAGGGCTGCCCGTTGATCTTCCAGACATTATCGCGCTTGAACAGTATTTTGGCATAAGCCACCAAGCCATGCTGATTCGGCTTGTGGAAACGGGGCACCTTTCTGAAAAAGAGAAAGAGCAGTGGGGTGAAGGGGTAATCGAGGCAGCGAAGCAACTCGGATATGACACGAATCTTTATATGCATACAAATGAAGAAGTTGTGCTTTCCGACTACGCTGAAAAGGCGATGTTCGCCCTAAAGCGAGGGCTTATCTCCGCCGGCCGCTACGAAGAACTTCTCCTGGAGGCAGGATATGCCGATCTCGTCTATGGTGAGGAGGGAGAGACGTGA